Proteins encoded by one window of Brienomyrus brachyistius isolate T26 chromosome 1, BBRACH_0.4, whole genome shotgun sequence:
- the e2f7 gene encoding transcription factor E2F7 isoform X2, producing the protein MAGKSVKMESECVALKDLTCPCLSRSATDGDEVKNGHKENVFHPPVERRKVPPKSDGAASAPTGRRALSSEQLHATPTKQADQGAAEPWSPTANLKVLIQAASPDMHDREMRNKTEMRKVLFRPIENKNEGVALDYPSQFEVPSESADDIEKRPCRKRKSLGLLCQKFLALYPDYPASSEATSIPLDEVAVSLGAERRRLYDIVNVLESLKLVSRVAKNQYLWHGRQRLRETLSELRGSGWRQCCPLQEEDCQRMQTGEATVQDGYAETGFGVAGGRKDKSLRFLSQKFVTLFLVSEMQTVTLDLAARVLIDESQDTESRSKYKTKVRRLYDIANVLTSLGLIEKVQVKEERGKKPAFRWTGPVEVACGGDLPAAAIHSACHVDSHLGVSGGGKQIVGHPHFTERPAPFATEQRASSTPCSPPCGRTSPIPQPVDYSRKAASRRQQEDSQRIQNCDEPRVDTMKDRSECHAPIPSPIGVLEGPCRPLPLTSFYPPIGQACPQVMSTCPTLPSIKKHPLSHQPQASVFLLYGGKGAHWSESEERLSLCEPKERILGKRRTVEEEGPVAKRVQLSSHEEEPSLKVEMWSNVDRCHPRVSPRQGYQVPEEHSLLPPKGDEANTHSVPAPYPSSHYLYVPILPGTHSLSFLLSSGPVPVADGGLTALALPCVLLPSCALASHPPAGGCSCSCDAPAGLAPCGFVGSRPIAVSGPPASICGLEQPLMQVSTPPRSPVGLQAAPPALTMDVETLPTLRGPSSDDRQAFFQTPGTLRTGSPPAACRRGSAQRRLDIEHRAAN; encoded by the exons ATGGCTGGAAAATCAGTTAAG atgGAAAGTGAGTGTGTAGCTTTGAAAGATCTAACATGCCCCTGTCTGAGCAGATCCGCAACGGATGGAGATGAGGTCAAAAATGGTCATAAG GAAAACGTTTTCCACCCCCCAGTGGAACGCAGGAAGGTCCCGCCGAAGAGCGACGGCGCGGCCAGTGCGCCGACAGGGAGGAGGGCGCTGTCCTCTGAGCAGCTCCACGCCACTCCCACCAAACAGGCGGACCAGGGTGCCGCTGAGCCATGGTCACCCACCGCCAACCTGAAGGTGCTGATCCAGGCTGCCAGCCCAGACATGCATGACCGTGAGATGAGAAACAAGACCGAGATGAGAAAGGTCTTGTTCCGACCCATTGAGAACAAGAATGAGGGGGTGGCGCTGGACTACCCCAGCCAG TTCGAGGTGCCTAGTGAGAGCGCCGATGACATCGAGAAAAGGCCCTGCAGGAAACGAAAAAGCTTAGGCCTCCTGTGTCAAAAGTTCCTGGCCCTGTACCCTGATTACCCAGCATCCTCTGAGGCAACAAGCATCCCACTCGACGAAGTAGCCGTGAGCCTCG GGGCAGAGCGCCGGAGGCTCTATGATATCGTGAACGTGCTGGAGTCTCTGAAGCTCGTTAGCCGTGTGGCAAAGAACCAGTACCTTTGGCATGGGCGCCAGAGGCTGCGGGAGACCCTGAGCGAGCTGCGTGGCTCGGGCTGGAGGcagtgctgccccctgcaggaggaGGACTGCCAGCGCATGCAGACAGGGGAGGCTACTGTGCAGGATGGCTATGCGGAGACTGGCTTTG GGGTGGCTGGTGGACGCAAGGACAAGTCCCTGCGCTTTCTGAGCCAGAAGTTTGTGACGCTCTTCCTGGTGTCCGAGATGCAGACCGTAACGCTGGACCTGGCAGCCCGAGTCCTCATTGATGAGAGCCAAGACACCGAGAGTCGCAGCAAGTATAAAA CGAAGGTGAGGCGTCTTTATGACATTGCCAACGTCCTGACGAGCCTGGGCCTCATCGAGAAGGTTCAAGTGAAGGAGGAGCGGGGAAAGAAGCCAGCGTTCAGATGGACGGGCCCAGTTGAGGTTGCCTGTGGTG gtGACTTGCCAGCTGCAGCCATCCACTCAGCTTGCCACGTCGACAGTCACCTTGGCGTATCAGGGGGAGGGAAGCAGATCGTGGGACACCCCCACTTCACTGAGAGACCCGCCCCCTTTGCCACCGAGCAACGGGCCAGCTCCACCCCCTGCAGCCCTCCCTGTGGCCGGACCA GTCCAATTCCCCAGCCGGTGGATTATTCTAGAAAGGCCGCAAGCCGACGCCAGCAGGAGGACAGCCAGCG AATCCAGAACTGTGATGAACCAAGGGTCGATACTATGAAGGACAGATCAGAGTGCCACGCCCCCATTCCCAGTCCAATTGGAGTGCTTGAGGGTCCCTGCAGGCCACTCCCCCTGACCAGCTTTTACCCACCAATTGGCCAGGCCTGCCCCCAGGTCATGTCCACGTGCCCCACCCTCCCAAGCATCAAGAAGCACCCACTGTCTCACCAGCCCCAAGCTTCTGTTTTCCTACTCTATGGGGGTAAAGGAGCGCACTGGAGTGAGAGTGAAGAGAGGCTATCTCTGTGTGAGCCCAAGGAGAGAATCCTGGGAAAGAGGAGGACTGTAGAGGAGGAGGGGCCAGTAgccaagagggtccagctgtccAGTCATGAGGAAGAGCCTTCTCTGAAG GTGGAAATGTGGAGCAACGTGGACAGGTGCCATCCACGGGTGTCCCCCAGGCAAGGCTACCAGGTCCCTGAAGAGCACTCACTGCTGCCCCCTAAAGGCGACGAGGCCAACACACACAGTGTTCCTGCACCCTACCCATCCTCGCACTACCTGTATGTCCCCATCTTGCCAG GGACGCACAGCCTGAGCTTCCTGCTTTCTTCTGGACCAGTTCCCGTGGCGGATGGCGGACTGACCGCACTGGCTTTGCCCTGCGTCCTGCTGCCCTCCTGTGCCTTGGCGTCCCACCCTCCCGCTGGCGGCTGCAGCTGCAGCTGCGACGCGCCGGCAGGTCTGGCCCCGTGCGGCTTTGTGGGGTCGCGACCCATCGCCGTTTCGGGACCCCCTGCTTCCATCTGTGGTCTGGAGCAGCCCCTAATGCAGGTCTCCACCCCTCCACGTTCACCAGTGGGGCTGCAGGCGGCACCTCCCGCGCTCACGATGGATGTCGAA ACACTGCCGACTCTGAGGGGGCCCAGCTCAGACGACAGGCAGGCTTTCTTCCAGACGCCGGGCACCCTGCGAACTGGCAGCCCCCCAGCCGCCTGCAGGCGAGGCTCAGCCCAGAGGAGACTGGATATCGAGCACCGAGCAGCCAATTAG
- the e2f7 gene encoding transcription factor E2F7 isoform X1 translates to MAGKSVKMESECVALKDLTCPCLSRSATDGDEVKNGHKENVFHPPVERRKVPPKSDGAASAPTGRRALSSEQLHATPTKQADQGAAEPWSPTANLKVLIQAASPDMHDREMRNKTEMRKVLFRPIENKNEGVALDYPSQFEVPSESADDIEKRPCRKRKSLGLLCQKFLALYPDYPASSEATSIPLDEVAVSLGAERRRLYDIVNVLESLKLVSRVAKNQYLWHGRQRLRETLSELRGSGWRQCCPLQEEDCQRMQTGEATVQDGYAETGFGVAGGRKDKSLRFLSQKFVTLFLVSEMQTVTLDLAARVLIDESQDTESRSKYKTKVRRLYDIANVLTSLGLIEKVQVKEERGKKPAFRWTGPVEVACGGDLPAAAIHSACHVDSHLGVSGGGKQIVGHPHFTERPAPFATEQRASSTPCSPPCGRTSPIPQPVDYSRKAASRRQQEDSQRIQNCDEPRVDTMKDRSECHAPIPSPIGVLEGPCRPLPLTSFYPPIGQACPQVMSTCPTLPSIKKHPLSHQPQASVFLLYGGKGAHWSESEERLSLCEPKERILGKRRTVEEEGPVAKRVQLSSHEEEPSLKGFSEQVEMWSNVDRCHPRVSPRQGYQVPEEHSLLPPKGDEANTHSVPAPYPSSHYLYVPILPGTHSLSFLLSSGPVPVADGGLTALALPCVLLPSCALASHPPAGGCSCSCDAPAGLAPCGFVGSRPIAVSGPPASICGLEQPLMQVSTPPRSPVGLQAAPPALTMDVETLPTLRGPSSDDRQAFFQTPGTLRTGSPPAACRRGSAQRRLDIEHRAAN, encoded by the exons ATGGCTGGAAAATCAGTTAAG atgGAAAGTGAGTGTGTAGCTTTGAAAGATCTAACATGCCCCTGTCTGAGCAGATCCGCAACGGATGGAGATGAGGTCAAAAATGGTCATAAG GAAAACGTTTTCCACCCCCCAGTGGAACGCAGGAAGGTCCCGCCGAAGAGCGACGGCGCGGCCAGTGCGCCGACAGGGAGGAGGGCGCTGTCCTCTGAGCAGCTCCACGCCACTCCCACCAAACAGGCGGACCAGGGTGCCGCTGAGCCATGGTCACCCACCGCCAACCTGAAGGTGCTGATCCAGGCTGCCAGCCCAGACATGCATGACCGTGAGATGAGAAACAAGACCGAGATGAGAAAGGTCTTGTTCCGACCCATTGAGAACAAGAATGAGGGGGTGGCGCTGGACTACCCCAGCCAG TTCGAGGTGCCTAGTGAGAGCGCCGATGACATCGAGAAAAGGCCCTGCAGGAAACGAAAAAGCTTAGGCCTCCTGTGTCAAAAGTTCCTGGCCCTGTACCCTGATTACCCAGCATCCTCTGAGGCAACAAGCATCCCACTCGACGAAGTAGCCGTGAGCCTCG GGGCAGAGCGCCGGAGGCTCTATGATATCGTGAACGTGCTGGAGTCTCTGAAGCTCGTTAGCCGTGTGGCAAAGAACCAGTACCTTTGGCATGGGCGCCAGAGGCTGCGGGAGACCCTGAGCGAGCTGCGTGGCTCGGGCTGGAGGcagtgctgccccctgcaggaggaGGACTGCCAGCGCATGCAGACAGGGGAGGCTACTGTGCAGGATGGCTATGCGGAGACTGGCTTTG GGGTGGCTGGTGGACGCAAGGACAAGTCCCTGCGCTTTCTGAGCCAGAAGTTTGTGACGCTCTTCCTGGTGTCCGAGATGCAGACCGTAACGCTGGACCTGGCAGCCCGAGTCCTCATTGATGAGAGCCAAGACACCGAGAGTCGCAGCAAGTATAAAA CGAAGGTGAGGCGTCTTTATGACATTGCCAACGTCCTGACGAGCCTGGGCCTCATCGAGAAGGTTCAAGTGAAGGAGGAGCGGGGAAAGAAGCCAGCGTTCAGATGGACGGGCCCAGTTGAGGTTGCCTGTGGTG gtGACTTGCCAGCTGCAGCCATCCACTCAGCTTGCCACGTCGACAGTCACCTTGGCGTATCAGGGGGAGGGAAGCAGATCGTGGGACACCCCCACTTCACTGAGAGACCCGCCCCCTTTGCCACCGAGCAACGGGCCAGCTCCACCCCCTGCAGCCCTCCCTGTGGCCGGACCA GTCCAATTCCCCAGCCGGTGGATTATTCTAGAAAGGCCGCAAGCCGACGCCAGCAGGAGGACAGCCAGCG AATCCAGAACTGTGATGAACCAAGGGTCGATACTATGAAGGACAGATCAGAGTGCCACGCCCCCATTCCCAGTCCAATTGGAGTGCTTGAGGGTCCCTGCAGGCCACTCCCCCTGACCAGCTTTTACCCACCAATTGGCCAGGCCTGCCCCCAGGTCATGTCCACGTGCCCCACCCTCCCAAGCATCAAGAAGCACCCACTGTCTCACCAGCCCCAAGCTTCTGTTTTCCTACTCTATGGGGGTAAAGGAGCGCACTGGAGTGAGAGTGAAGAGAGGCTATCTCTGTGTGAGCCCAAGGAGAGAATCCTGGGAAAGAGGAGGACTGTAGAGGAGGAGGGGCCAGTAgccaagagggtccagctgtccAGTCATGAGGAAGAGCCTTCTCTGAAG GGTTTCTCTGAGCAGGTGGAAATGTGGAGCAACGTGGACAGGTGCCATCCACGGGTGTCCCCCAGGCAAGGCTACCAGGTCCCTGAAGAGCACTCACTGCTGCCCCCTAAAGGCGACGAGGCCAACACACACAGTGTTCCTGCACCCTACCCATCCTCGCACTACCTGTATGTCCCCATCTTGCCAG GGACGCACAGCCTGAGCTTCCTGCTTTCTTCTGGACCAGTTCCCGTGGCGGATGGCGGACTGACCGCACTGGCTTTGCCCTGCGTCCTGCTGCCCTCCTGTGCCTTGGCGTCCCACCCTCCCGCTGGCGGCTGCAGCTGCAGCTGCGACGCGCCGGCAGGTCTGGCCCCGTGCGGCTTTGTGGGGTCGCGACCCATCGCCGTTTCGGGACCCCCTGCTTCCATCTGTGGTCTGGAGCAGCCCCTAATGCAGGTCTCCACCCCTCCACGTTCACCAGTGGGGCTGCAGGCGGCACCTCCCGCGCTCACGATGGATGTCGAA ACACTGCCGACTCTGAGGGGGCCCAGCTCAGACGACAGGCAGGCTTTCTTCCAGACGCCGGGCACCCTGCGAACTGGCAGCCCCCCAGCCGCCTGCAGGCGAGGCTCAGCCCAGAGGAGACTGGATATCGAGCACCGAGCAGCCAATTAG